The Ferrimicrobium sp. genome segment CGCTTGCGATCCTCATCGTGGTGGTCCAAGTCGTCGCGCTGGTATCGTTGGTGGCGGCCGCGCTGCTCATTGGTCGGATGCTCGAGGATGCGGTCATGCTGCACCGATATGGGGTCATCCCACGCTTGGCAGTCCTCTTCGGCGTTGCCTTTGGCATTCGACTGGCGATGTTGCGACTCGTTGACTACCTTGCGGTCCTTCTCGGAGTCGATTATGCCCAGCGAACGATCTCTCAGCTCATCACAAAGAGTAGCGCTGCACCGATACCTGGGACGGAGTTGGGTTATCTCCTGACCGATGGTGTCGCCACCCTTGTGCCCTATGCATCACGTTTTCTTCCCGAGGTGATCGGTGCGGCGATCGTCACTCCAGCACTGATCCTCTTTACCTTGGTCGAGTCTCCGATGGCGTTTCTTGAAGTCGTCGGTGGACTCGTGGTGCTGCCGGTGATCATGATCGTGGTCGGTAAGAGCACGAAGGATCGCGCCGATCGTCAGCTCGGCGCGACGGTTCGGTTGAACGCGCTCTACCTCGACATGCTGAGCGGCATGGTGACCCTCAAGTCCTTTAACAAGGCGCATCTGCAGGAGGCCTCGATTGCCAGAGCCGCCCAGGAGTTGCGCAAGCGCACCCTTGGGGTGTTGAGCGTCGCCTTCATCTCCGGGGTGAGCCTTGATACGCTCGTCGCCATCATTGTGGCCCTTGTGGCAGTCTCCATCGGCATCCGTCTCAACGACGCATCGATGTCACTCGCCACCGGAGCAGCGGTACTCTTTATCGTTCCCGAGATCTTTCGGCCTGTGCGAGCAGCAGCGCTGCAGTTCCATGCGACCCAGGACGCCGCTGCGCTGGTGCGACGGGTGGAGGCGCTCGCGCTGTTGCCTGATACGCGAGAGCCGACCACTGAGGTGGTTCCCGTTCGCGTGAAGCGTGGCGGGGAGAACGAGCATACGCGCAGTCTCGCACCGGACTCGCTATCTCTGGCGCTCAACGACTTTGGGGTGATCATGCCCAATGGCAAGCAGTCGGCAAGTATCGATCTTGTCGCGGCAAGCGGGGAACTCATTGTGTTACGTGGCCAAAGTGGCGTTGGCAAGACCTCCTGGCTTGAAGGGCTGGCGGGATTCTTGCCTACCCTAGGTTTGGTGCGCGTTGGATCGGGTGATTTGGCCGGGGCGCTTCCCTCTGGTGAGGTAGGTTTTCTCCCTGCTCATCCCGGTTTTGTTGAGGGAAGTATCTATGACAACGTCACACTCCTCCATCCGAACGCCAGTGAGGCTGAGGTGGAGAAAGTCTTGACACTCGTTGGTGCGAACGGTTTTGTTGAGAGGCTGTCTCAACATGTCGTGGTAGATGGCTCGAACCTCAGCGCGGGTGAGCGTCAACGCCTCGGTGTGGCCCGCGTCGTACTGATGGAGCGTCCGTTCCTGCTACTCGATGAACCCACTGCCCATCTCAATGCGGCGATGGAGCGACAGTTGTTGGATGCGCTGGCTCAGATCGGCGGCGCCAAGGTGCTCTTTGTCGCCTCGCACTCGGATCGAGTAGAGGCTCGAGCCAGTCAGGTGATCGAGATCGGAGTTCGGCCATGACGCTGGGTGCGCTGGCGCGCGAACGCCTTCGGACCCGTCGATGGGAGGTGTGGGGTTACCTCGGGACTGGTTTCATGGCCTACCTCTCACCCGCGGTGCTCTTTGGCCTCTCGGCGTATCTGATCTCGAAGGCGGCGCTCAAGCCTGGTATCTTGACGCTCGGAGTGGTGATCGGGTCGGTTCGTTTCTTCGCGCTGGCCCGTGGGGCGAGCCAGTATGGCGAGCGCATGTGGGGTCACTCACTCACCCTCGATCTGGCAGCGAAGATCCGTACCCTACTCTTTGATCGTCTGGCGGCGGTGGTTCCCTATCGGGTGCGGCCAGGGGTCTTTGGCGAGATCCTCGCCTCGTTAAACGGTGATATGACGCAACTTGAGAATCTTGCCGCACGGCTGGTCGGGCCTGCCACGGGTGTCGGTCTCGCTTCGCTGGTGACGTTGATCATCGCGGGTATGGTAGCGCCCGATTTTGTGGTGGTACTCTTGCCGAGCTTGCTCCTGATCGGTCTTGTGGTCCCCTTTGGGGCCTATCGTCTCGCTCGCTCAGGAGCGCAGAGTACGAGCATCTTGCGTGCACAGGCCTACGACACCTCATTAGCAACCGCGGCTACTTTTCAGTCACGCTACTTCCTGGGCAGTGGAGACCCTCTCCTCGATCAACTTAAGCGCAAAACGGTCCAGCTGCTCCGTCCACAGCGGCGCCAGGCGGGCATCCAGACCTGGCTTGGTGTCGCCAACGGAGTGATCGAGGCGGTGGCCCTCTCTGCCACGCTGTGGATCGGCGCTGATCTGATGAGTGCACACCGGCTCGGGGCGGTCGAACTCGCTGTCATTCCTTTTCTGATCCTCGCCATCGTGGAGGGATTGACCGCGGTCGGCCTCGAGGCAGCGACGGCGGGTGCTGGCACGCCTGCGGTGGCACGGCTTGAGAGGACGCTCGCCCTCCAAGGCCGCGACTGTTCGCAATGCTCGCAGACCACTCTCCCTTCTGGTGCGTTAGCGATCGACAGTGAAGATGTCTCATTCCACTATCCGGACGCTGATCGCGAGATCTTGCACTCCTTTGAGCTTCATCTTGAGGCGGGCGAGCGGCTGTTGGTGGTTGGACCGACGGGATCTGGTAAATCCACGTTGGCTGCCATGGTGCTTGGAGCATGGATACCGACGTCTGGGGTGATGCGTATCGGCGGCATCTCAACAGCGGAACTCAGCGAGGAGGCCATCGCTGCGTCGGTCGCCTATCTCTCCTCGGAACCCTACCTCTTTGGTGCCTCACTCGCCGCCAACCTGCGGCTGGCGCGCGCGACCGCCTCTGATGCTGCATTGATCGATGCCCTTCGCCGTGTTGGTCTTGGCCCATGGTTCGCGGAGTTATCCGATGGACTGGCGACGATCATGGGGTCCGAAAACAGGACGGTTTCCCAAGGAGAAAAGCAGCGACTTGCCTTGGCGCGCTTACTGGTCCTGAACCCCAAGAACTTGGTGCTTGACGAACCCACAGCGGGACTCGATGCCGAAAACGAGCAGATCGTAGCCGAAATACTCAACGAGCACTTTGTGGGCGCCACCATCATGGTGATTACGCATTCAGAGGCATTCATGGAGGCTTTTCGTGCCGATCAAGTCCGTGATTTTGGCGAATTTGTGAGGACAAAGGTGATCTGATAGGGACGGCAGGGGAGCTCTTGTTGACACGATCATTTGAGAGCAATGGCTGCTATCGAGGGGCGCCGAATGGTTCTTGGGTAACTTGCTTGTCGGCCAACGGCGGCTGATCGCTGACGATCAAGAGGTCCTATGGGGCGGTACATGGCTGGTTCACCCGCAAAAAGTAGTCAAACATTTTCTATCGATGACATCCAAAGCCGTCAGGGGTGACGAACCAAACACATCAGCAGCATTCGCTGCTTAGTGAATGGAGGCCATATGACCGAAGTTAGTCGTCGTTCCTTTCTGATCCGATCCTCTGCCACCGTGGCGGCGGCCGGAGCAGTTGCCGTTGTTCCAGGTGGTGCAGCACGGCTCGTCGATTCCAGGAAGCAAGCATATTCTCAACTCACTCCCGAGGAGTCGAGCGCTCTCCAGTCGTTGGTGGTTCACGTCGCGAACCCTGCCACTGGCGAGTTGTCGGTGATGTTTGGGACCCAAGAGGTTCGTATCAAGGATCACCGCCTCGTTGCCCAACTCGCCTCTGCGATTCGCACTACCAAGTAATACCGCGCCAACAAAAACACCAAGATATCGTTCCCTGAAAGGAAATTGCCGTGTCGTCACACCGAGAAGCACCTGCTATATCAAAGGATCCCGTCGCAGACTCGACGGATCTCTACGCATTTCGTTCCCCTGATAATCCAGATACCGTTACGATTATTGCCAATTACCTACCACTGCAGCTGCCTGCTGGAGGACCGAACTTCTATGAGTTCGGTGATGATGTGTTGTACGAGATCCACATCGCGAACAACGGTGAGCCGTTGTCAAATATCACTTATCAGTTCCAGTTCCACACCGTGTTGAATGACCCGAATACCTTTTTGTATAACACCGGCCAGATCACCTCGCTAGATTCGCCGAACTGGAATCGTCGTCAGTTCTATACGGTGACACGTATCGATAAAGACGGGTACCATGAGCTCGCGAGTAATGCGCCATGCCCACCGTCCAACGTTGGCCCTCGTTCGATTCCTCACTATACGCCGCTCGCCGACGCTGCAGTGGTAACCACCAGCGACGGAGAGAAGATCTTTGCTGGTCAGCGTGCTGAGGGCTTCTATGTCGATTTGGGATCCATCTTCGACCTCGGTGACCTTCGCCCGTTCTCCCCCGATCAACTCATTCCGGGACCGGCCTCCGCAGGAGTCAACGCGACGGCGGGACTTAACGTCGCCTCTATTGCCATTCAGGTGCCGATCACGCTCCTGACGAGCAATGGGTCGATGCCGACCTCGGTCACCGATCCAGCGGCGGTGCTTGGCATTTGGACGTCGGCAAACCGGCAGAAGGTGCGCGTCTTTGATCAGGCCTTCTCGGGACAAAACTCGGATGTTGGTCCCTTCGTTCAGGTATCGAGGCTGGGCAACCCGCTCTTCAATGAGGTCATCGTTCCAATCGGCAAGAAGGATCTTTGGAATACCTTGCCACCCTTTGCCGATAAGGAGTTCCTCTCCTACGTGCAGCATCCCGAACTCGGGTCGTTGTTGCCGGTCCTCTATCCAGGGGTCTTCCCTGACCTGGCCAAGTACACTGCGGCCAGAGCTGACCTCGTCGCAATCCTCTTGACTGGTATCCCAACCGGTATTGTGGATGGTCTGAACACCTACACCGGCCCATGGTACGCCGACATGCTACGGCTGAATGTGGCGATACCTCCATCGAGTTCCCCATCGATCCTCGGGGTCCTTGGTGGCGATCTTGCCGGATATCCCAATGGACGCAGGGTCTTCGATGATGTCGTCTCCATTGAGCTTCGTGCGATTGCTGGTTTGACGATTCCTCTCGTGGATAAGAGCTACAAGCCAGACACTGCAGCGGGTGCGATCTATGACGTCATCAACCCCAATAAGACTTCGCCCAGCCAGCTAGGTCCTATTGGCGAGACCTACCTGTCGAGCTTCCCCTACTTGGGGATCCCATGGGATGGATTCTCAAATCCCTCGACAACACCCACGCCGAGTTTGGTCAACCCGTGACCGATCAGTCACTTCCTCCCCTGAACCTCCTTGGGCAGCGTACGCTGCCCAAGGAGCACCTTCCGGCCATGACGGGTTCAGTGGCGGTCGATATCGATGAGACGGTAGGTGCCCTCATCGTTATGGGTGAGGACGTCCACGTTGGTAAGGAGTGTTTTGTCCGCGGTGTCGGAGGTTTCCACAAGCACGTATGGTTCCTCGATCGCGTCCTTCCTGGAAGGATTCAGGTTGCTGCGGTCTTTGCAAGCCTGGAGCCGGGGACCTATGCACTTGACATCGAGGGCCAGGAGCAGCTGGGGAGGGTCACGATCGTCGCTGGTCAGGTGAAGACGCTCACGGTGAGCCAACTCGAGGTTTCCGTCTAAGACATTGCTGTATCAGGCGCAAATAGGGTGCGAAGGAAACGCCGCTCTCACTCGGTTGTGTCACTGTTGCTCCTCATTGAAGATACCCTCCAACACCGCGGTGTTGGAGGGTATCGCCTTGTGGGTAGGCGGTATTACCCCTTTGGTGAAGGTTTGTCACCGAGAAGGTACCTCGCGCCGGTTCCGAGCTTTGCAGCTCGATCACCAGCGTTGTAGAGCGAGCACGTTGCCAGTGAAAGGCATCCGCAACCGATGCAGGAGTCAAGGTCATCGCGCAGTCCTTGCAGGGTCTTGATCTGTTCGTCGATGCGGGATCGCCAACTAACCGATAGTTGACGCCAATCTTTTGCTGTTGGAGTCCGGTTGTGAGGGAGCAATGCGAGCGCTTCGGTGATCTCGTCGAGTGAGAGCCCTACTCGTTGGGCGACTTTGATGAAAGCTATTCGACGGATCATCGATCGAGGGTACATGCGTTTGTGCCCATCTTGCCGGATTGAGGCGATGAGTGCGCGCTCCTCGTAAAATCGCAGCGTCGCCACCGAGACGCCACAGCGCTGGGCGACTATTCCAATCGGCAGGAGTTCCTGATTAGGGGACATGTTGGTATATTTTTCCTCTCTTGACTTGACCTCAAGTTAACTTGAGATTGTAGTGTAGTCCCCATGAGTGATGATGTGCCGAAGATAACCCCTAGCTATGGATATGGCGATTTAACTGACCTGATCCGTCGTATGACCGGTGATGAGAAGCACGAGGTAAGTGCCCATTCGACACTTGATGTGTTGTGGGTACTCTATGACTCGGTGTTGCGCGTGAACCCAGCATCGCTCGAGGACCCGATGCGGGATCGATTGGTGGTCTCCAAGGGACATGGCCCAATGGCCCTCTATGCAGTCTTAGCGGCCAAAGGCATGGTGGACGTCGATGAGTTGACCTCCTATGGTCGGTATGACTCTCCGTTTGGCTGGCATCCAGATCGTCTGCGCATCGGAGCCGTCGAGGTCTCAAGTGGCTCGTTGGGGCATGGGCTTGCGATCGCCGTCGGTGTCGCGTATGGATTGCGAGTGAGTGGCATTGCGTCGCCGCGGGTCTTTTGTCTACTGGGCGACGGTGAGCTGGACGAAGGTTCCGTGCATGAAGCGATTGCCTTGGCCGGTCGTCTCCGTTTGGATAGCTTG includes the following:
- the soxR gene encoding redox-sensitive transcriptional activator SoxR; this translates as MSPNQELLPIGIVAQRCGVSVATLRFYEERALIASIRQDGHKRMYPRSMIRRIAFIKVAQRVGLSLDEITEALALLPHNRTPTAKDWRQLSVSWRSRIDEQIKTLQGLRDDLDSCIGCGCLSLATCSLYNAGDRAAKLGTGARYLLGDKPSPKG
- a CDS encoding ATP-binding cassette domain-containing protein, encoding MFVSQPSVRRAPSLLRGALASRRSRALAILIVVVQVVALVSLVAAALLIGRMLEDAVMLHRYGVIPRLAVLFGVAFGIRLAMLRLVDYLAVLLGVDYAQRTISQLITKSSAAPIPGTELGYLLTDGVATLVPYASRFLPEVIGAAIVTPALILFTLVESPMAFLEVVGGLVVLPVIMIVVGKSTKDRADRQLGATVRLNALYLDMLSGMVTLKSFNKAHLQEASIARAAQELRKRTLGVLSVAFISGVSLDTLVAIIVALVAVSIGIRLNDASMSLATGAAVLFIVPEIFRPVRAAALQFHATQDAAALVRRVEALALLPDTREPTTEVVPVRVKRGGENEHTRSLAPDSLSLALNDFGVIMPNGKQSASIDLVAASGELIVLRGQSGVGKTSWLEGLAGFLPTLGLVRVGSGDLAGALPSGEVGFLPAHPGFVEGSIYDNVTLLHPNASEAEVEKVLTLVGANGFVERLSQHVVVDGSNLSAGERQRLGVARVVLMERPFLLLDEPTAHLNAAMERQLLDALAQIGGAKVLFVASHSDRVEARASQVIEIGVRP
- a CDS encoding transketolase, whose product is MSDDVPKITPSYGYGDLTDLIRRMTGDEKHEVSAHSTLDVLWVLYDSVLRVNPASLEDPMRDRLVVSKGHGPMALYAVLAAKGMVDVDELTSYGRYDSPFGWHPDRLRIGAVEVSSGSLGHGLAIAVGVAYGLRVSGIASPRVFCLLGDGELDEGSVHEAIALAGRLRLDSLTAVVIDNESSTHGWPGGIASRFEVEGWRGVTVDGRDHQQLSNALNGDPPLHKGVPRVVVCELAPGGVHQSSPDELRQP
- the cydC gene encoding thiol reductant ABC exporter subunit CydC is translated as MTLGALARERLRTRRWEVWGYLGTGFMAYLSPAVLFGLSAYLISKAALKPGILTLGVVIGSVRFFALARGASQYGERMWGHSLTLDLAAKIRTLLFDRLAAVVPYRVRPGVFGEILASLNGDMTQLENLAARLVGPATGVGLASLVTLIIAGMVAPDFVVVLLPSLLLIGLVVPFGAYRLARSGAQSTSILRAQAYDTSLATAATFQSRYFLGSGDPLLDQLKRKTVQLLRPQRRQAGIQTWLGVANGVIEAVALSATLWIGADLMSAHRLGAVELAVIPFLILAIVEGLTAVGLEAATAGAGTPAVARLERTLALQGRDCSQCSQTTLPSGALAIDSEDVSFHYPDADREILHSFELHLEAGERLLVVGPTGSGKSTLAAMVLGAWIPTSGVMRIGGISTAELSEEAIAASVAYLSSEPYLFGASLAANLRLARATASDAALIDALRRVGLGPWFAELSDGLATIMGSENRTVSQGEKQRLALARLLVLNPKNLVLDEPTAGLDAENEQIVAEILNEHFVGATIMVITHSEAFMEAFRADQVRDFGEFVRTKVI
- a CDS encoding DUF4331 domain-containing protein encodes the protein MSSHREAPAISKDPVADSTDLYAFRSPDNPDTVTIIANYLPLQLPAGGPNFYEFGDDVLYEIHIANNGEPLSNITYQFQFHTVLNDPNTFLYNTGQITSLDSPNWNRRQFYTVTRIDKDGYHELASNAPCPPSNVGPRSIPHYTPLADAAVVTTSDGEKIFAGQRAEGFYVDLGSIFDLGDLRPFSPDQLIPGPASAGVNATAGLNVASIAIQVPITLLTSNGSMPTSVTDPAAVLGIWTSANRQKVRVFDQAFSGQNSDVGPFVQVSRLGNPLFNEVIVPIGKKDLWNTLPPFADKEFLSYVQHPELGSLLPVLYPGVFPDLAKYTAARADLVAILLTGIPTGIVDGLNTYTGPWYADMLRLNVAIPPSSSPSILGVLGGDLAGYPNGRRVFDDVVSIELRAIAGLTIPLVDKSYKPDTAAGAIYDVINPNKTSPSQLGPIGETYLSSFPYLGIPWDGFSNPSTTPTPSLVNP